In a genomic window of Gigantopelta aegis isolate Gae_Host chromosome 9, Gae_host_genome, whole genome shotgun sequence:
- the LOC121380420 gene encoding tubulin alpha-1B chain-like isoform X1: MCVGLQREVISIHVGQAGVQMGNACWELYCLEHGIQPDGQMPSDKTIGGGDDSFNTFFSETGAGKHVPRAIFVDLEPSVIDEVRTGTYRQLFHPEQLISGKEDAANNYARGHYTVGKEMVDLALDRIRRLADACTGLQGFVIFHSFGGGTGSGFSSLLLERLSIDYGKKSKLEFAIYPAPQISTAVVEPYNSILTTHTSLEHTDVAFMVDNEAIYDICRRNLDIGRPTYTNLNRIIAQIVSSITASLRFDGALNVDLTEFQTNLVPYPRIHFPMATYAPVISAEKAYHEQLTVAEITNACFEPANQMVKCDPRHGKYMAVCLMYRGDVVPKDVNAAIATIKTKKSIQFVDWCPTGFKVGINYQPPTVVPGGDLAKVQRAVCMLSNTTAIAEAWARLDHKFDLMYAKRAFVHWYVGEGMEEGEFSEAREDLAALEKDYEEVGTDSFDGDQEEEGDEY, translated from the exons ATGTGTGTTGGTTTACAGAGGGAGGTAATCAGCATACACGTGGGCCAGGCTGGAGTGCAGATGGGCAATGCATGCTGGGAGTTGTACTGTCTGGAGCACGGAATCCAGCCCGATGGACAGATGCCGTCCGACAAGACGATCGGGGGAGGGGACGACTCCTTCAACACCTTCTTCAGCGAGACAGGGGCGGGGAAACACGTCCCAAGGGCCATTTTTGTCGATCTTGAGCCCAGTGTTATTG ATGAGGTGCGGACCGGAACCTACCGCCAGCTGTTTCACCCCGAGCAGCTGATCTCTGGCAAGGAGGACGCCGCCAATAACTATGCCCGAGGTCACTACACCGTTGGCAAGGAGATGGTTGACCTGGCTCTGGACCGGATCCGCCGTCTAGCTGACGCCTGCACCGGTCTGCAGGGGTTCGTCATCTTCCACAGCTTTGGTGGAGGCACCGGGTCGGGTTTCTCCTCTCTGCTGTTGGAGCGACTCAGCATCGATTATGGGAAAAAGTCGAAGCTGGAGTTCGCCATTTACCCGGCTCCTCAGATCTCGACGGCCGTGGTGGAGCCGTACAATTCCATTCTGACCACCCACACGTCCCTGGAGCACACGGACGTGGCGTTCATGGTGGACAATGAGGCTATTTACGACATCTGTCGGCGGAACCTGGACATCGGGAGACCGACGTACACCAACCTGAACAGGATCATCGCCCAGATTGTCAGCTCCATCACGGCTTCTCTGCGCTTTGATGGCGCCCTAAACGTCGACCTGACAGAATTCCAGACGAACCTGGTGCCGTATCCTCGGATCCACTTCCCCATGGCTACCTACGCGCCGGTGATTTCGGCAGAGAAGGCCTACCACGAGCAACTAACGGTTGCTGAGATCACGAACGCCTGTTTTGAGCCAGCCAATCAGATGGTAAAATGCGATCCACGTCACGGGAAGTACATGGCGGTTTGCTTGATGTATCGAGGAGACGTCGTTCCCAAAGACGTCAACGCCGCCATCGCCACCATCAAGACGAAGAAGTCCATCCAGTTCGTCGACTGGTGTCCTACAGGGTTCAAGGTCGGCATCAACTACCAGCCGCCCACCGTCGTCCCGGGAGGTGACTTGGCTAAGGTCCAACGCGCCGTCTGCATGTTGAGCAACACGACCGCCATCGCCGAGGCGTGGGCGCGTCTCGACCACAAGTTCGACCTGATGTACGCCAAGCGCGCCTTCGTCCACTGGTACGTCGGTGAGGGTATGGAGGAGGGGGAGTTTTCGGAGGCTCGCGAGGATCTGGCTGCTCTGGAGAAGGACTATGAGGAGGTTGGAACCGATTCGTTTGATGGCGACCAGGAGGAAGAGGGAGACGAATATTAA
- the LOC121380420 gene encoding tubulin alpha-1 chain-like isoform X2, which yields MREVISIHVGQAGVQMGNACWELYCLEHGIQPDGQMPSDKTIGGGDDSFNTFFSETGAGKHVPRAIFVDLEPSVIDEVRTGTYRQLFHPEQLISGKEDAANNYARGHYTVGKEMVDLALDRIRRLADACTGLQGFVIFHSFGGGTGSGFSSLLLERLSIDYGKKSKLEFAIYPAPQISTAVVEPYNSILTTHTSLEHTDVAFMVDNEAIYDICRRNLDIGRPTYTNLNRIIAQIVSSITASLRFDGALNVDLTEFQTNLVPYPRIHFPMATYAPVISAEKAYHEQLTVAEITNACFEPANQMVKCDPRHGKYMAVCLMYRGDVVPKDVNAAIATIKTKKSIQFVDWCPTGFKVGINYQPPTVVPGGDLAKVQRAVCMLSNTTAIAEAWARLDHKFDLMYAKRAFVHWYVGEGMEEGEFSEAREDLAALEKDYEEVGTDSFDGDQEEEGDEY from the exons ATG AGGGAGGTAATCAGCATACACGTGGGCCAGGCTGGAGTGCAGATGGGCAATGCATGCTGGGAGTTGTACTGTCTGGAGCACGGAATCCAGCCCGATGGACAGATGCCGTCCGACAAGACGATCGGGGGAGGGGACGACTCCTTCAACACCTTCTTCAGCGAGACAGGGGCGGGGAAACACGTCCCAAGGGCCATTTTTGTCGATCTTGAGCCCAGTGTTATTG ATGAGGTGCGGACCGGAACCTACCGCCAGCTGTTTCACCCCGAGCAGCTGATCTCTGGCAAGGAGGACGCCGCCAATAACTATGCCCGAGGTCACTACACCGTTGGCAAGGAGATGGTTGACCTGGCTCTGGACCGGATCCGCCGTCTAGCTGACGCCTGCACCGGTCTGCAGGGGTTCGTCATCTTCCACAGCTTTGGTGGAGGCACCGGGTCGGGTTTCTCCTCTCTGCTGTTGGAGCGACTCAGCATCGATTATGGGAAAAAGTCGAAGCTGGAGTTCGCCATTTACCCGGCTCCTCAGATCTCGACGGCCGTGGTGGAGCCGTACAATTCCATTCTGACCACCCACACGTCCCTGGAGCACACGGACGTGGCGTTCATGGTGGACAATGAGGCTATTTACGACATCTGTCGGCGGAACCTGGACATCGGGAGACCGACGTACACCAACCTGAACAGGATCATCGCCCAGATTGTCAGCTCCATCACGGCTTCTCTGCGCTTTGATGGCGCCCTAAACGTCGACCTGACAGAATTCCAGACGAACCTGGTGCCGTATCCTCGGATCCACTTCCCCATGGCTACCTACGCGCCGGTGATTTCGGCAGAGAAGGCCTACCACGAGCAACTAACGGTTGCTGAGATCACGAACGCCTGTTTTGAGCCAGCCAATCAGATGGTAAAATGCGATCCACGTCACGGGAAGTACATGGCGGTTTGCTTGATGTATCGAGGAGACGTCGTTCCCAAAGACGTCAACGCCGCCATCGCCACCATCAAGACGAAGAAGTCCATCCAGTTCGTCGACTGGTGTCCTACAGGGTTCAAGGTCGGCATCAACTACCAGCCGCCCACCGTCGTCCCGGGAGGTGACTTGGCTAAGGTCCAACGCGCCGTCTGCATGTTGAGCAACACGACCGCCATCGCCGAGGCGTGGGCGCGTCTCGACCACAAGTTCGACCTGATGTACGCCAAGCGCGCCTTCGTCCACTGGTACGTCGGTGAGGGTATGGAGGAGGGGGAGTTTTCGGAGGCTCGCGAGGATCTGGCTGCTCTGGAGAAGGACTATGAGGAGGTTGGAACCGATTCGTTTGATGGCGACCAGGAGGAAGAGGGAGACGAATATTAA
- the LOC121380425 gene encoding carbohydrate sulfotransferase 1-like isoform X3, whose product MQTTILHTVFETNHDEYTHGHNQQPRSSARQTLIVSYMRSGSTLTGDILQQHRDVFYVFEPLFTVDRLVKYYLPAVYLDKPSRLKRLEASPLVSTIEDVLRCKFADMDVLTLHQHHMDKSHSTRDYLKCAQNSTLLHFHKMCLSDLVSRCLGSKHVVVKSIRMDMSMTGQLLKQLPNLKVIHLIRDPRATILSRVQLGLAQMKILNLNIDVMKQQAQKSPQHCDQVKNDLDEAYRLRKEFPGRVAILLYEKIVQSPVSMAEQLYKFLGMKITKEIKQYVFNITNGGMADTCAVCTIRKNASVTAFKWRTQISLPIAQMIDRACANVYSDLGYVPISAESQILNESFLTWRERYVPGMLTNVHASLSNAAFQIYSI is encoded by the exons aatacacacacGGTCACAACCAGCAGCCTCGGTCTTCTGCAAGACAGACTCTGATCGTTTCATACATGCGCAGTGGGTCAACTTTAACAGGGGACATTTTGCAGCAACACCGAGATGTGTTTTACGTGTTCGAGCCGCTGTTCACCGTCGATCGACTTGTCAAATACTACTTGCCGGCCGTTTATCTCGACAAACCTTCACG TTTAAAGCGTCTAGAAGCGTCTCCGTTGGTGAGCACTATTGAAGATGTGTTGAGGTGCAAGTTCGCAGACATGGACGTGCTCACACTGCATCAACACCACATGGACAAGAGCCACTCCACCAGGGACTACCTCAAGTGCGCGCAGAACAGCACACTCTTACACTTCCACAAGATGTGTCTCAGCGACCTGGTATCCAGGTGCCTCGGTTCGAAACACGTCGTTGTCAAATCCATTCGCATGGACATGAGTATGACCGGGCAACTTCTGAAACAGTTACCCAACCTCAAGGTCATTCATCTGATCCGCGACCCGCGTGCCACGATCTTGTCACGTGTTCAACTAGGTCTGGCTCAGATGAAAATCCTAAATTTAAACATTGACGTCATGAAGCAGCAAGCACAGAAATCTCCCCAGCATTGCGACCAAGTGAAAAACGACTTGGATGAAGCATACCGGCTGAGAAAGGAATTTCCCGGAAGGGTAGCCATTTTACTTTACGAAAAGATCGTCCAATCTCCCGTGAGTATGGCAGAGCAGCTGTATAAATTCCTAGGGATGAAAATAACCAAGGAGATCAAGCAGTATGTCTTTAACATTACAAATGGCGGAATGGCGGACACGTGTGCCGTCTGTACAATCCGCAAAAACGCCAGCGTTACCGCTTTCAAATGGCGGACGCAGATCAGTCTACCGATAGCACAGATGATCGATCGCGCATGCGCCAATGTGTACTCGGATCTGGGTTACGTTCCAATCTCAGCAGAATCCCAGATCCTGAACGAATCATTCCTGACATGGAGAGAGAGGTATGTGCCAGGGATGTTAACAAACGTGCACGCATCCCTCTCAAACGCCGCATTTCAAATCTATTCTATATGA